The segment TGTTTACAGACATGATGTAATGACCCAAAAACGAGTGGTGGCATGCTTGTATTTTCATCGAAGACCTACCAGTACCATTCAAAttagaaagcaatattataagCTTACCGTTGTGAATCAGGCTAAAGTAAGGAGATAGTCTGGTAATGTACTCActcaaaaattgatttttaataaaaaaaagttatggactgcagctttaattagCACAGGTTTGTATTTCTTTTGGAACTCATTGATCAAGGCCTCATTGATCTGAGCAGTTCATTCTTTGAGTGAACACTgccaaaattatatataaaaaagattttCCACTAAACATGAGGCCTACAACCAATCAGTTCCTAAACCTGTGCTGCTTtgaagaaaacaagttgatatAAAGAGAGATTTACAATCAGTTTTGAAAAGGTTGATCATTTTTTACCAGCAACACCTAATTGGGTAAATGATTTTGGGgttagtttatccaaaaatgaaaattaccccatgatttattcacccctcaagccatcctaggtgtatatggctTTCGCCTTTCAGACAAAAACAAtcagaattatatttttttttaaaaatcctggcTCTAACTAGCttcataatggcagtgaatggatgctaagattttgaagttcaattaaagtgcatccatccatcataaaaagtactttttatgatgaatggatgcactttattggactttaaaaaatcaacagccattcactgccattaaagGCTTGGAAaatccaggacatttttaatacaactctaattgtatttgtctgaaaggtTCAGATTCACATTCTTCTCTGCCCTCTTGGTAGCGGGTTTCGATCATCTTGATGGCGTACGGCTGCCATGTGCTTCTGTGTTCCACTCGTATTACCCGACTGAAACTGCTCTGGCCTAACAAAGCTTTGATATCATACTTAGCAGTCACTCAAGGGtccacacggctccagggggggttaataaaggccttctgtagccaatcaatgcatttgtgcaaGAAAagtatccatatttaaaactttataaactgtaatcgcTAGCTTCTGCTAAGTGTTTTACACACGGTtacaagagagtggcgttccaggaTATTtggatatggatatttttcttacataaacacatcagtccacttcagaaggcctttattaacccccttgAGGCAtgtgaagtactttttatgatggatggatgcactttattggacttcaaagactcaacagccattcactgccattataaagcttggaagagccaggatatttttaatataactctaattgtatttgtcagaaaaaacacagaagatggcttgagggtaagtaaatcattgggtaattttcatttttgggtgaactatctctttaaagtgGTTGCATTGTTCTTACCTCCCCAGAGAAGCTGTATTTCCCTTTGAGAATCTGTCTGTACAGACGCATGCGATTGTCATCCTCAAAAGGCATGGTTCCACTGAGCAGTATGTAGGAGATGACTCCCAGCGCCCACATGTCTACCGCATTAGTGTACGGCTTTCGAACGAGTATCTCCGGAGCGATGTACTCAGGCGTTCCACAGGTAGTCTTCATCAGGCATTCGTCGCCTTTCTTCCGCGTGCTGGCCAAGCCAAAGTCTGTGATCATAATCTTGGAATCAGCACCAGGATGGTAGTAAAGCAAGTTTTCAGGCTTGAGGTCCCTGTGCGTGATGCCCAACGTATGAAGGTACTTCACCCCATCAAGAACCATCTGTAGCACCCGCGTGGCGTCCCTTTCTGTGAAAGACCCGCGGGCGATGATACGGTCAAACAGTTCTCCACCGGTGGCCAATTCCATCACCATGTAGACCCGCTCGGCTGTCTCGAACACCTCCATCAGTTGGATGATGTTGGTGTGGCGCACCCGTCGCAGCACGCAAAGTTCAGATTCACATACTTCTCTGCCCTCTCGGTAGCGAGTTTCGATCATCTTGATGGCGTACGGCTGCCGTGTGCTTCTGTGTTCCACTCGTACTACCCGACTGAAACTGCCCCGGCCTATCAAAGCTTTGATATCATATTTAGCAGTCACTCGAGGGTCAAATTTGGCCCTGTATTTGGCTACTTTTTTCCGGTGTGGGTCAGCAGGCTCCGGCTGGCCGTTAGCCGGAGGAGGAGACTGGCTCACCTTCGCAGCAGCCTGGCTTTGACCCTGAGGGGATGGCGAGCCTGTTTTTTCCCTGCCACCGTCACTTTTGATGAAGTTTTTGTAGACATCAGTCTGATGTGGCTCTACCTTTTTGACTAGGTCAAGTTGGACGTCAGCGGGTGGCTCTGGGAGGACTTTGCTCGTCCTGCACCCCATCACATCAAAATCCTTCCTTCCTGGTGCCAGCAGCACATCCTCATCTTCCAGGCAACATCCAATCGGTGCACGGTGCAGTGCCACACCGGCAAATGCAACGAAGGGACACGTCCAGTCCCACAGTCAGTCACTTCTCCAAACAACACCTCAGAATTGCCTGAAATCCAGTCGatgtgaaatttacaaaagtataaatctgaaattataaaaagaaaaaggtattaatttctttatactTAAAATCTGCAAATAATCTGGTTAGTATAGACTATTATGcatataatgcatatattaaaaagatagttcaccaaaaaatggaaattctgtcttactcaccctcaagttgttccagtatgactgtctttcttctcctgaacacaaaataagatattttgaagcatgttggtaaccaaaccactgacttccatagtatttttttccataatattgaagtcaatggggactagcaactgtttggttatccACATTCCTCAAAATATCTCTGTGtttagcagaagaaagaaattgctGCAGGTTTTGAACAGCTTAAGggtgaaaaaataattacagaatttatatttttaggtaacctatccctttaaatatataaaaatgtatattttgcatgAAGTGTGAGCTGTTTCGTTTTAGCGTATGTTTAATATCAAGTGTGAACAGTAACAGCTCATGCtgatatgtaaaaataaaaagttctgtTGATAACACtatcatttttgtatattatatactgtacattatataataaaacacaaattagtGCTATTAATAAATAGGAATAGTGTatagaataaatgtaattatataattgaATAATTGTTAGCTTGAACAGAAAGTGAATGTGTATACTcctggcaataaataaatagaaagataagacaatattataacaattattaCTCCTATGCATAATAAAAACCAAATGTGCTGCTAGTAAATGCAAAAGGAacagtgaataaaaaataattcaacagGTAACACTTAACAATAAAgtatattagttaacatgaactaagaatgaacaatacttctacagcatttattaatctcagttcatgttttcagcatttactaatgcattattaaaatcatgttgtgtttattaacattagttaatgcactaacatgaacaaacaataaacaactgtattttcattaactaacattaacaaagattaatattgtaataaatgtattattcattgcTCGTTCATGGtggttaatacattaactaatgttagcaAATGGCACCTTTTTGTAGTGTTCCCATTCAACAATATACTTTAATAACTTTGTCCTTTCActgatagatatatagacacatagacagacagatagatgtcCAACTGAATAAGTGTATACAGCGTACATatataaaggatatttgttggCATAAGCAGAATAACATTTCCCGTTACAGTACATGTAATCGTTACATTGCGTTTGACCGCATTAGAAATCGCTAAAAGCTGTGATATGCGATTTACGGCGCTGTGTAACTGTATCTGAGAAAACAGAAGGCtggtaataaaatgaataactaTGACACCACTAATACTATTACTAGTATCATAACATACCGAGGATGTACTTTGTTAAAGAGTTAAACTATAGACCGATCCTGCAACTGAActttaccacaaaaaaattcCTCTGGCCCCCCACAAAGACTTAAACTGAGACACTTGTTCACATATTCATGGCTCAAAACAAACTTGAAACACTCTTCTTCAACTCCGCTATCCGCTGCAGGCCTTAACGGAGCCAGCCCTGTTACAAAGTCACCAATAAAtcgttaaaatgctttaaagtgGACGATATAACGGATATACCCcccaacatgacaaaaaaaaaaactccccgTCCAGCACAAATCAATTGTTTTCTCGAGGCCTGGATGAAAAAACCTGAACTTAATCGTTAAGGTTTCCGAGCTTTTGTAGTTTTAACGACAACGGTATGCATTTATAACCAAAACCGTTAACTTTTAAAGTCCAAATACAGTTGAAAAGTACCTTAAGAGGGATTTTCTTACAGGCGATGGTGGGAGTACGAAGGCGAGATTCCCAGCGCCAGCCTCTCCACTCCAGTTTCAGCTCTTCTCTCCATTTTACCGCATTTCTTAAACTTTAATCCGGCTAGAAAGATAGCATCTCCATAGTATTTGCTAACATGAACAAGTCGAGTCCAAAAATAACGGTTGTTAACTTGTTTGTATCACTTTAGAGACGAAGCGATATGAGAAGAAAAGTATGAAACTGAGACCGCCTGCTTGGAAACGGTGTTTTCGGAGTGGGACCACCTTTTTTCCTGTGTagacctttctttctttctccccCCTTCTcggtttttttcttttgggaaaGGAAAGACCTCCGCTTGCTTGCTTCGACCCCTGCAACAAATATTGTGAAGCCAGAATCATACATTTGGCTGAGAAACAAAACTACGGATGATGTCAATCTATGCGTTTTGAGAATAAACGTCAATGTATGCATCTACATCCTGTATTGTAGCCTACAATAACACTGAATTGTAAAAAACTGTATGATATGTATTGTTTGAACACTCAGAATAACCTTTTCTCACTCACAGTAGTATAAAATTAAGGCACAACTGGCGTTAATGCCATAAATACAGGTTAGAATCAAAGCAGATTTACTTTTGAGTAcatttatgaacaaaaaaaatgtgtactctatatatacatttctatCTAAAAGTTATGAAATATGATTGTGattgtaaaatgtttgtaaatttgctgttttttactcaaaataatGCAGAATATGCTTTATAGACACCttttatttacaatgtttatttcatatgatttttatttcacgTGATTGCTACTTCTACTGCTActtttttaatctacaaattattaaaaccaACAAGCTGCAAAGAAACAGTTAGCTATTTCTTGTATTTTATCAagatgttaaaattaaataccattttacatcatttaGAAAATACACTGCcgaattttagaattttatacaAAGATCTAGAATTAACCCTTCACACTCCGAAATATTTTTCGGTTCTAGTGCTGTTCTGAAGGGAGGGACTTTTATATTGTACAAATCAGTTTAGCTGACCATTTAGCATGTATTGTAGCTTGCTTCAAATAAAGGATTCAAATATATGAAGCAAGCTACGATTCTATCAAATGTTAGCAAAGTAAAAAGGGGAAAACTTAGACATGACCCTCTTCTATACAAACTTTTGTGTTTCATTTGGTTGATATTTTTAAACCAGCCCTCCAATAGATGAAATGCACTCATGAATATTTCTCATTAGATTTTGCCTTGGAGGTAATGTGGGCCACAAAATAAAGCCtgaaaaaataattcagaataCTGATCGTCAACACCAGGAGGCTGTTTAAatgagctgttttattttttattcattttttaaaataatattttatagtagATAACAGTTTTAGGTTAAACTACTATTTCATATAGGCTACATGCTGCAGTTTTGGGCAACAACACTATCACACAACacgagttacaaatgatctgatTCATCCACTAGATGACGCTGTTCCTTAGTTAATGTCAGGctctaaataacatttattcctGGGTTTTGCTTGTGTTCATATGTGCTGTTGATAGTGGTAAATTAGTAGAAGAATGTACTTAAAGACTTAATCAAGTACAAAACACCTGAACTTACTGGTCACTCAGTGAGCATTTAGGCTGTaatgtcacagaaataaacatttggTGTAGTAGTCCTGATGTTTCGAAATATCATGagtcatatatttatataaaacttaCCACCATATGACCCAAAGCTGAACTCTtgttttttgactttttgataTTACCGTTCCAAAAAAGCAATCACTTCAGAATTGCTCCAATAGGGCCAGATGATGATATAACACATTGTAACTTCTAATGCTCAAGAGGAAATGCCAGTGGATTTGTGTCCCTGCAGTAGTAAAAGGCTGGA is part of the Labeo rohita strain BAU-BD-2019 chromosome 18, IGBB_LRoh.1.0, whole genome shotgun sequence genome and harbors:
- the pskh1 gene encoding serine/threonine-protein kinase H1 homolog, with the protein product MGCRTSKVLPEPPADVQLDLVKKVEPHQTDVYKNFIKSDGGREKTGSPSPQGQSQAAAKVSQSPPPANGQPEPADPHRKKVAKYRAKFDPRVTAKYDIKALIGRGSFSRVVRVEHRSTRQPYAIKMIETRYREGREVCESELCVLRRVRHTNIIQLMEVFETAERVYMVMELATGGELFDRIIARGSFTERDATRVLQMVLDGVKYLHTLGITHRDLKPENLLYYHPGADSKIMITDFGLASTRKKGDECLMKTTCGTPEYIAPEILVRKPYTNAVDMWALGVISYILLSGTMPFEDDNRMRLYRQILKGKYSFSGEPWPSVSNLAKDFIDRVLTVDPTERLTAGQALKHPWIVSMAASSSMKNLQRSISQNLLKRASSRCHSTKSAQSTRSSRSTKSSKARRVREKELRELNRRYQQQCNG